From the genome of Arthrobacter russicus:
CGACGAACCGCGTGCCTCGGAGGCACGTGCCGAACGTGCTCCCCGCGATGACCGGCGTACCGATGACCGGCGTACCGATGACCGGCGTACCGATGACCGGCGTACCGATGACCGGCGTACCGATGGCCGGCGCACTGATCCGCCGGCCCGGGTGCACAACCCACGGGATCTGCGCAGTGCCAACCGTCCGGATCGCGAGCGGTCTCCGGAAATCGACGAGGGTGTCACCGGGGCAGAGCTGGACCGGGTGACCCGGGCCCAGCTGCGCACCCTGGAATCGAAAAACGGCGAATGGGTGGCCAAACACCTGGTCATGGCGGGCCGATTGATCGACGATGACCCGGAATTGTCCTTCCAGCATGCGCTGGCCGCCAGCCGCCGCGGCGGACGACTGGCCGCGGTGCGCGAAGCGGTGGGCCTGACCGCCTACGCGGCGGGGCACTATGCCGAGGCGTTGCGCGAGTTCCGCACCTACCGGAGGATCTCCGGATCGAATGTGCATTTGCCGTTGATGGCGGACAGCGAACGCGGTCTCGGCCGGCCGGACCGGGCCCTGGATGTGGCCCGTAGCGAGGAAGCCAACCAGTTGGACAGCGCGGGCCAGGTCGAACTGGCGATCGTGGTGTCCGGAGCCCGGGCCGACCTCGGACAGAAAGATGCCGCGCTGGCAGCACTGGAAATCAGCCAGCTCGACAAGAACCGGGCCTTTTCCTATTCGCCGAGGCTGTTCCGGGCCTATGCAGATGCCCTGGCCGCAGTCGGTCGGGACTCCGAAGCAGCGTCTTGGCGCAGCCAGGCAGCTTTGGCGGACCAGGCCCTCGGCGCAGATCTGGAACCGGAGATCATCGACCTGGACGAAGCGGCCGATGACGACTTGGACGCCGGATCGGATGCGGATCCGGCAGTTGCCGAACGCTGAGCGGAAGGCCGGCAACAGATGACCGAGGCATTGATCAGCAGGTTCGACGCGCTCTTGAGCGACCTCGACGGCGTGGTGTACGCCGGTCCGGAAGCCATCCCGGGCGCGATTGCCGCCTTGCGCGCGCTGGCCCCGGCCGGCGTCGGGCTCGGCTACATCACGAACAACGCCTCGCGCTCCCCGGAAGCCGTCGCCGCGCATCTGCGTGAGCTCGGCGCGCCGGCAACGGCCGGCCAGGTGACTGGATCCGCCCAGGCGGGCGCGGCGCTGCTGGCGGAGAATCTGCCGTTCGGCGCGAAGGTGCTGGTTGTCGGCGGCGGTGCCTTGCGCGACGAAGTGGCAGCCCGGGGGTTCCAGAGCGTCGCCGGAGCCGGTGATCTCCCGGACGCGGTCGTCCAGGGCTTCGATCCGGAGCTGGGCTGGCGGGATCTGGCGGAAGCCGCGTTCGCCATCCATGCCGGGGCGTTGTGGGTGGCCACCAATACGGATCTGACCATTCCGGTAGCACGCGGCATCGCTCCGGGAAACGGTTCGCTGGTCGCGGCGGTGCGTAATGCCACCGGGATCGAGCCGTTGGTGGCGGGCAAGCCCCAGCCGGCGATGTTCGAGTTGGCTGCCGCGTCCTTGGGCGCACAGCGGCCGTTGGTGGTCGGGGACCGCCTGGACACCGATATCCTGGGCGGCAACCGGGCCGGGATGGCTACTGCCGCGGTGCTGACCGGAATCGACAACGTGCGGACGATTCTGGCGGCGCGTACCGCGGAACGGCCGGAATACCTGATCGAAGATCTGAGCGGGCTGCACACGCCCTATCCGGACGTGCTCAACGATGCCGCCGGAGCCCGGTGCGGAGCCGCAACCGCAGTGCTGCGCGGCGGCCGGATCGAACTCAGCGGGCATCCGGACGATCTGGACTCCTGGCGCGCGGCCTGCGCCCTTTGGTGGGCGGCGAACCCGATGCTGGAAACCGCCGTGCTGCCGGAGATCGACTGGCGCTGAGCTGCTGCTCCCAGGACGCCGCTCCCAGGACCCCGCTGAACGCGGCGATTGGACGGGCGTGGCTTGGTATGGCGCGCATTCCGCAGCGTTGCCGAGCTCGAAGCTAGACTGGAGGCATGTCGGAGAACCCCGGATCGCAGCTGCCCGCCGAGCAACGTTCGTTGCTGGATCAGGGGCCGGCGCATTGGCCCGAGGGGCTGACCGCGACCGGTGATTTGGGCGTGGACCGAGCCTTGGGCGTTTTGGACGCGTTGCCGGAAACTGCGACCGCCGCGCACCAAGGCATCTATGAAGAGGTGTACGAGAGTTTGTTGGCCGAGTTGGAAGCGGGTCCGGAAGAAACCGGGCCAACGCACTGAAATGCCGCGTCTCGACCGAGAACTGACGATTCGGGGTCTGGCCCGCTCCCGGACCCAAGCAGCGCAATTCATTTCCGAAGGCGCCGTGTCCGTGGCCGGGGAGCCGGCCCGCAAAGCTTCCCAAGAAGTCGCTGCGGACCAGGAAATAACGGTACGGCTGAGCCGCTCGGACGCTTATGTCTCGCGGGCCGCGCACAAATTGCTCGGTGCCCTGGCCGAGTTCCCGGAGATCGCCCCGGCGGGCAAGCGGTGCCTCGATGCCGGCGCATCGACCGGCGGATTCAGCCAAGTGCTCCTGGAAGCCGGTGCCCGGGAGGTGTTGGCCGTGGACGTCGGGCACGGCCAACTGGTGCCGGAACTCCGGGCTGATCCCAGAGTGCAGGTGCACGAAGGGCTCAACGTCCGGGATCTGGTTCCGGAGCTGATCGGCGGGCCGGCCCAGCTCACCGTGGCGGACTTGTCCTTCATTTCGCTCCGCCTGGTGCTGGCTGCTCTGGCCGGTGCCACGGCGGCCCCGGGAGATCTGCTGGTCATGGTGAAACCGCAATTCGAGGTGGGCCGGGATCGGCTGGCCAAAACCGGTGTGGTCGGATCGGACCAGGAACGGCGGCGCGCGGTTTCCGGGGTCGCCGCGGCTGCGCTCGAAGCTGATTTGGCGCTGTGCGGCTTGGCTCGGAGCCCGTTGCCGGGACAAGATGGCAATATCGAATATTTCCTCTGGCTGCGCAAACCGGGGGCGGGCGGGCAGTCTAAGCTCGGAGTGCAGGCACCTGGAGCGGACGGTGCCGAAGGATTCTTGCGACATTGGTGGCCGGGCGAACGGAAGAGCGGGTGAACATGCAGCGGTACGTCTTGATCCTGGCCCATACCGGTCGGGAAGATTCGATGGTTGCCGCCTTGCAGGTCTGTGAGCAGTTGCGGGCGGCCGGCGTCCGGGCGGTGATGACCGCTGAAGACCTCGCGGACATGACCACGCACTTCGGCCCGTTGAACGTGCCGGCGCAGGAGCTGGACGACGGCGTGACACTGGCCGAGTTGGAGCTGGTGATGGTGCTCGGCGGTGACGGGACGATCCTGCGTGCCGCCGAACTGGTCCGCGGCCTGGAAGTTCCGTTGCTGGGCGTGAATCTTGGCCACGTAGGATTCCTGGCCGAAAGCGAACGTGCGGACTTGGCGCAGAGCGTCGAATGGGTCGTGCGCCGTGAGTACACGGTCGAAGAACGGATGACCATCGATGTCACGCTCTGGGTCGCCGGTGCCAAAGCCGCGCATACCTGGGCGCTGAACGAAGTATCGGTGGAGAAGAGCGACCGGGAGCGGATGCTCGAGGTGGTCACCGAAGTCGATGGCCGCCCACTGAGTGCGTTCGGCTGCGACGGCGTCGTGATGGCCACGCCCACCGGATCGACGGCGTATGCTTTTTCCGCGGGCGGGCCGATCGTCTGGCCCGAAGTCGATGCCATGCTGATGGTCCCGATCAGCGCCCATGCGCTGTTCGCGCGACCGCTCGTGGTATCGCCGCAGTCCACCTTGGCCGTCGAAGTCCTGGACCGCACCGGGGCGCACGGCGTGATGTGGTGCGACGGCCGACGTTCTTGGCCGCTGCCGCCGGGCTCCCGGATCGAGGTGACCCGCTCGGCGACTCCGGTCCGGCTGGCCCGGACCCGCCAGGTGCCCTTCTCCGCGCGGTTGGTGCGCAAGTTCGAGTTGCCGGTGCAGGGTTGGCGTGGCCCGGTACCGGACGCGGCGTCCGCCGGCACCGAACCGATCCCAGTGGTCCAGGCGAAACGCCGGATCGCGCCCGGCGGGCTTCCGCTCAAACAACCGAAGAACATCGGAAGGCAGGACTGACTCAGCCGTGATCGAAGAAATCCGGATCCGAGACATGGGCGTGATCGCCGAAGCCACCCTGCCCCTGGGGCCCGGGTTCACCGTGGTGACCGGCGAAACCGGCGCGGGCAAGACCATGGTGGTGACCGCCGTCGGGCTTTTGCTGGGCGCCCGTTCCGACGCCGGCGCGGTCCGTCTGGGCGCGAAGTCGGCTGCCGCTGAAGCGACGGTGCAGCTGCCCACCGGGCATGCTGCCCTGACCCGGGCCGCGGAAGCGGGCGCGGAGGTGGAACTGTTCGACGGCCGGGCGGAGCTCCTGCTGGCCCGCAGCGTGGCCGCGGACGGCCGGAGCAAAGCCTTCGTCGGCGGCCGCAGCGCTCCGGTGGGCGTCTTGGCGGAAATCGGCGCTGAGCTGGTCGTGGTGCACGGCCAATCGGATCAGATCCGGCTCAAGAGCGCCGCCGCGCAGCGCGAGGCCCTTGACTCTTTTGCCGGCGCCGATTTCTTGGCGCGATTGGTGCAGTACCGGGCTCGGTTCGAAGCCTGGAAAGCGGCGCAAGCCGAGCTGAGCCAGATCCTCGAGCATGGCCGGGAACGGGCGCGGGAAGCCGAGGAGTTGGCGGCTGCACTGGCGGAAATCGATGCGCTCGACCCGCAGCCCGGTGAAGACGATGCGCTCAAGGCCGAGTCGATCAAGCTCGCGAATATCGAATCGCTGCGGCAAGCCGCGGCGCAGGCCCACGAGGCATTGATTTCGGAAGAGTACAGCGCCGCCAACCCGGCAGACGCGACCACCTTGGTGGACGGTGCCCGGCGCGCGCTCGAACAGGTGGCCGAGCACGACGAGGTCTTGGCCGGGTTGGCCGGGCGGTTGGCCGAGGCCGGGTATCTGCTCGCCGACGCGGCCGGCGAGCTGGCCAGTTACGCGTCCACGCTCGACGCCGAGGGTCCGGGCAGGCTGGCCGCGCTCGAGGACCGCCGCGGCCAATTGGCGGGGCTGACCCGCAAATACGCGCCGACCATCGACGAGGTGTTGGCCTGGGCGGAATCGTCCCGGCTGCGGTTGGACGAGTTGCAGGACGATTCGGCGAGGGTGGGCGCATTGCAAGCCGAAGTCGATGCCGCCGATGCCGAGCTGACCGCGTTGGCTGCGGAATTGAGCAGTCTCCGGCAGGCAGCCGCAGTCGAACTTTCCGACCGGGTGACTGCTGAGCTCAAGGCGCTGGCCATGGCCGATGCGCGGTTGCAGATCGAGATTTCCGCGGCGCAGCGAGGACCGCACGGCGCCGATGAGATCGCCTTTTTGCTGCAACCGCATTCCGGAGCACCTGCCCGACCGGTCGGCAAAGGCGCCTCCGGCGGCGAATTGTCCCGGGTGATGCTGGCGCTCGAAGTGGTGCTGGCCGCCGTCGACCCGGTTCCCACTTTCGTCTTCGACGAGGTCGATGCCGGAGTCGGCGGCAAAGCGGCGGTCGAAATCGGGCGTCGGCTGGCTGCTTTGGCCCGGCACGTCCAAGTTCTGGTGGTGACCCACCTGCCTCAAGTGGCCGCGTATGCGGACAACCACGTCCGGGTGCTCAAATCGGCGGACGGCGGTTTCACCGAATCGGACGTCCGGGCCTTGGACTCGGCGGAACGGGTCCGCGAGTTGGCCCGGATGCTCGCGGGGCAGGAAGATTCAGCCAGCGCGCAAGCCCACGCCCAGGAATTGCTCGAGGAAGCCGGGCAGCCTGGCAGCTGAGCCTGCCGCTCGGTGCTGCGGACCGGCGGAACCGGTCCGCAGCACCGAGACCGGTTCAGCCGATGTTGACGTCGACCGCCTGATAGAAGGCATTCTCGGTGTCCGCGACATCCCAGACCGCGTAGACGACGTGGTATCCGGAACGGTTCGACGGGATGTTCACGGTGTGCGTGAGGTTGTTCGAGGCCGGGCTGCCGTTGTGCGGCACCGTAGTGATCAGCTCGAGTTCGGCCCTGGTCAAGGGCGCGTTCTGGTTCCACCCCTGCTTCGTGATGTAGTAGCGCCACTGGCTCGTCGCATGCGGCGCGGTGTAGGTCCAGGTGA
Proteins encoded in this window:
- a CDS encoding TlyA family RNA methyltransferase, with amino-acid sequence MPRLDRELTIRGLARSRTQAAQFISEGAVSVAGEPARKASQEVAADQEITVRLSRSDAYVSRAAHKLLGALAEFPEIAPAGKRCLDAGASTGGFSQVLLEAGAREVLAVDVGHGQLVPELRADPRVQVHEGLNVRDLVPELIGGPAQLTVADLSFISLRLVLAALAGATAAPGDLLVMVKPQFEVGRDRLAKTGVVGSDQERRRAVSGVAAAALEADLALCGLARSPLPGQDGNIEYFLWLRKPGAGGQSKLGVQAPGADGAEGFLRHWWPGERKSG
- a CDS encoding HAD-IIA family hydrolase, whose translation is MTEALISRFDALLSDLDGVVYAGPEAIPGAIAALRALAPAGVGLGYITNNASRSPEAVAAHLRELGAPATAGQVTGSAQAGAALLAENLPFGAKVLVVGGGALRDEVAARGFQSVAGAGDLPDAVVQGFDPELGWRDLAEAAFAIHAGALWVATNTDLTIPVARGIAPGNGSLVAAVRNATGIEPLVAGKPQPAMFELAAASLGAQRPLVVGDRLDTDILGGNRAGMATAAVLTGIDNVRTILAARTAERPEYLIEDLSGLHTPYPDVLNDAAGARCGAATAVLRGGRIELSGHPDDLDSWRAACALWWAANPMLETAVLPEIDWR
- the recN gene encoding DNA repair protein RecN, with amino-acid sequence MIEEIRIRDMGVIAEATLPLGPGFTVVTGETGAGKTMVVTAVGLLLGARSDAGAVRLGAKSAAAEATVQLPTGHAALTRAAEAGAEVELFDGRAELLLARSVAADGRSKAFVGGRSAPVGVLAEIGAELVVVHGQSDQIRLKSAAAQREALDSFAGADFLARLVQYRARFEAWKAAQAELSQILEHGRERAREAEELAAALAEIDALDPQPGEDDALKAESIKLANIESLRQAAAQAHEALISEEYSAANPADATTLVDGARRALEQVAEHDEVLAGLAGRLAEAGYLLADAAGELASYASTLDAEGPGRLAALEDRRGQLAGLTRKYAPTIDEVLAWAESSRLRLDELQDDSARVGALQAEVDAADAELTALAAELSSLRQAAAVELSDRVTAELKALAMADARLQIEISAAQRGPHGADEIAFLLQPHSGAPARPVGKGASGGELSRVMLALEVVLAAVDPVPTFVFDEVDAGVGGKAAVEIGRRLAALARHVQVLVVTHLPQVAAYADNHVRVLKSADGGFTESDVRALDSAERVRELARMLAGQEDSASAQAHAQELLEEAGQPGS
- a CDS encoding NAD kinase, with the protein product MQRYVLILAHTGREDSMVAALQVCEQLRAAGVRAVMTAEDLADMTTHFGPLNVPAQELDDGVTLAELELVMVLGGDGTILRAAELVRGLEVPLLGVNLGHVGFLAESERADLAQSVEWVVRREYTVEERMTIDVTLWVAGAKAAHTWALNEVSVEKSDRERMLEVVTEVDGRPLSAFGCDGVVMATPTGSTAYAFSAGGPIVWPEVDAMLMVPISAHALFARPLVVSPQSTLAVEVLDRTGAHGVMWCDGRRSWPLPPGSRIEVTRSATPVRLARTRQVPFSARLVRKFELPVQGWRGPVPDAASAGTEPIPVVQAKRRIAPGGLPLKQPKNIGRQD